Genomic DNA from Oncorhynchus mykiss isolate Arlee chromosome 2, USDA_OmykA_1.1, whole genome shotgun sequence:
tctcaaccccatagaaaatctttggagggagttgaaagtccgtattgaccagcaacagccccaaaacatcactgctctagaggagatctgcatggaggaatgggccaaaataccagcaacagtgtgtgaaaaccttgtgaagacttacagaaaacgtttgacctcacatatgggagtttatcaacatttgatttgtttttgatTTCTATGTGGGTCTGTTTAATCTGAGGTaaaaatgtgtctctaatatggtcatacattgggcaggaggttaggaagtgcagctcagtttccacctcattttgtgggcagtgtgcacttagcctgtcttctcttgagagcgaggtctgcctttctcaatagcaaggctatgctcactgagtccgtacatagtcaaagattgcCTTCATttttggtcagtcacagtggtcaggtattctgccattgtgcactctctgtttagggccaaatagcattctagtttgcacagttttttttgtaaattctttccaatgtgtcaagtaattctctttttgttttctcgtgattttctctcttcatcccatccctctctctctgcccacccccttctctctccctccccccctctatctatcccccctattctctatctctcatctctcctttacccttcccctcctctctctgccccccttctctctccctccctctatctatcccctctattctctatctctcatctctcctttacccccccctccctctctctgtagaaCTCAAGCTCAGACACTAGGATCCAGTTGGACCTGGGGCTGTGGGATAAGTTCAGTGAGCTGGCCACCAAATGTATCATCAAGGTTGTGGAGTTTGCCAAACGGGTTCCTGGCTTCACTGGCCTGACTATAACTGACCAGATCACCCTCCTCAAAGCGGCCTGTCTGGACATTCTGgtgagcggtgtgtgtgtgtgtgtgtactgtacgtttgtgtgtatatactgtatgcgtGAGGggatatatatgtgtgtgtacgtcCACATCTCCAAAGCACATCTCGGACCTCATCAACTGGGCTGTGTGGTGTTAGAAGGGTTCAGCCACAGTGTGCTGTTTGGTGCAGACACTATGGATCTGCTGTCACATTGTCTCAGCATATGTTTATGCTGAAGACAGACACAGTGGTGGTGGGTTCAGACAGAGTGTTACCGCTGAAGGCATGTTTTATTCTCTTTCATCTCCCCATATCTTCTGGTTTTCATTGTCAACTCTGTGCACCATCAAAGGTTTGTAGATTCTCACTAGCTGCACCATGGTGATTCACTCATGGCTTTATTTTCTCGATGGGAACTCTTTAATCTGAAATCAAAGCGTTATCATGTTTATTTTACATTACTGAGGTGGTTTCTAATGAGGCGTGCAGGGATAATTACTGTGCAGATtgacctctatctctctctacctgatccctctatctgtatctctctcaacCTGAtctgtctatctctttctctatctcactctacctgatccctctctctttctatatctctctctccctgatctgtctctctatctctctctacctgatccctctctctctcgctacatgatccctctctctttctcatctgtctctttttctatctctctctttacctgatccctctctttctatctctctctctacctgatccctatctctatctctcgacctgtctatctctatctctctcgacCTGAtctgtctatctctttctctatctctctcaacctgatctgtctatctctttctctatctctcttgtcgtgtctttggctatgccggattaagtaatattacatgctattctataaattaatttctccgtaattaatatcacctgattgagctaatcatgtaaatgtaattaactagagcgccgggcaccacaaaataatatttatagagttgttatcttccgaataaactcttaaagacctagtaatattttacatcaatagcagtcaacattaatcctcaccttaattcagtctcatctgaaagttgtaaattcttggttatctgcacgaaccctggctcacaagttgaatcagcaatacaaaattgggtttcattatttattcactaaatacctaactaatcacacagaattacacatacacataattaaatcataacttgattacaaattacgtcataaaggaaaacgtccctagcgggcggaacagatatgacagcttgttacacaaaagaaaacggtctgggtttgagtgaaagagcgggaagactgaggaacaaagggaaaaagctgtgctatcgtaaatacagtgtcttatgcattctaaattaccgaccatttggaaaaggaaaatgcaataaatatttactctgagctgcgcttcggtaggttggtggtagatggagggttgtgttgccaaaccgagtcctttgaagaatgtctctggttgtcaattggatacattgtagtaacgtcgttgggtgatagacgggatactctgtctgttccttcctaaccctcgttgcatctgctgttgctaactcaacggctaggaggtatcacttcggtagtgaataagagttcaaagttcataccatttgcaAACAAAgatcacgctgatgttggctttgttctgtagttattatctgaaccattctgacataggaccgtcgtcttacatcctcggaacaggaagttatattgtcgtcaagggcttatataggaagggagaggaggacgtgtttgaaaagttttatagcccatgtcccttcacaggggcggggccaatgattgagcagccctatcttatgaaaacccaaatctctcattttagAAGCTAACATCagatttcatcccatcacaaataatttaatattcaaacatttaaattgaacaacaattccatgtgaatccgataactctgatgtgtagactttccactgtagagtttatgtcatctgatcattgatgagaatgtctcagatgacaaccgaactgacatcatattcattaagtaccaccgcatatgttccattggtcggattaccagaaaatagttcatttcccctcaccttctgatgttcccagaatctctgttaaccaagggttttgcaaatgtaacctcagtagggtagagagaggaaaaaggggggaagaggtatttatgactgtcataaacctaccccccaggccaacgtcatgacactctCTACCTGATCTGtcaatctctttctctatctctctcaaccTGATCCCtatatctctttatctctctctcgacCTGAtctgtctatctctttctctatctctctctacccgatccctctgtctttctctctctctctctcgacttgatctgtctctctttctctagctctctctaccTGAtccctttatctctttctcttctctatctctctaccgtatccctctttctctctctctctctcgacctgatccctctatctttctctaccTGGTatgtctatctctatctctctcaacctgatctctctctctatattttcTTATGCAGACTCCATATAGGTATGTGTTTTACCCCtatacttccctctctctctctctctttttctctttgccTGAACTGTCTTTCATGTCTTTTAGTATTTTAATTTCCATCCCCCTCTTCTTGAACATGCATCTCACCATTACCCTTTTCTATACTGAGTATACTGTCCCTTTCTATACTTTCTGTACTCCCCCTCATGTCCCCTCTGTCTCCTGTAGATTCTGCGGATCTGTACGAGGTACACTCCTGACCAGGACACTATGACCTTCTCAGACGGGCTGACCTTGACCCGTACACAGATCCACAACGCTGGCTTTGGCCCGCTCACAGACCAGGTGTTCACCTTCGCCGGCCAGCTGCTGCCCTTGGAGATGGATGACACAGAAAGTGGCCTACTCAGCGCCATCTGCCTGGTGTCTGGAGGTACTGCAACTAGCCATAGCTGCAGTACAGGCAGAAAGTTCACGTTCCATATAAAACAatcttttttgttgttttatGAATGAATGTACTTTTAGTATTTACTCCAATAAATGAACCGCATTGTCGTTTTTGTGTATCGATACATATAGGCCATGTAGAGTAGTCACACAAACAAAATAGATGAGCTGAATTAGCAGATGAATGATGTGTCGGTGTCACACGGACAATGTTTCTCCTGTGTCAGACCGCCAGGACCTGGAGGAGCCGTCTAAGGTGGAGGTCCTGCAAGAGCCCTTACTGGAGGCCTTGAAGATCTACTCCCGTAAACGCCGGCCCAGCATGCCCCTTATGTTCCCCAAGGTCCTCATGAAGATAACCGACCTGCGCAGCATCAGCGCCAAAGGTTAGAGGTCAACTCCCTATTGGCCATGACACTTACTTTGGCCTGAACTTACAAACTTCTTGGCTTGGCTTCATGACTGTTATAACCAGGTGTTATGGCATACTGTGATTTTACAACACCAGTGAACATCCAACCACATCCAAGGCTAATTTAAGGATGTAGAGTAAAGAGAAAAGTAGAAAATCGGGTGACCTGTGGAGGTCAGTGTGGGCAACAAGTATAGTCAGTGTAAAAACCCTTTCAGACATGCTGGGTGGAGGTGGGATAAATAGGGAAATGAAAGGAAATCTGCCTCTGATGGGAGTGATATGGTTAAGCGATATAGTTAAGAGACACTTCGAACACTCTATAAAGTGTCATTGACATTTTCCCTTCTAATTACACAGGAGCTGAGCGCGTGGTGACGTTGAAGATGGAGATCCCAGGTTCCATGCCTCCTCTTATCCAGGAGATGCTGGAGGAGATGGAGAACCTGCAGAAGCAgtcagaggaggagcagagagcagACAAGAacatcacacccacacacacacacacaccatgtccacACAGTACATAGACACTGGCCTGTTTGCTTGAAAACCTTACGAGAAAGAAAATATATACCTCCAATTGGATGTCCCGGAAAGGAAATGATGAGGATGGTCAAACGTGAACAATACCAGTGAAAACAGTGTATTCAGAGTTGAATATATATAAAGGGAATTGTAAATACAATCATGCTGCAGTACTTAGTTGTGATGTAcatacagagagaaaaagagaatacTCATAACTGGATGTGACTGGAGATATAACAGGACTAACCTGTGTGTTGGTCAGTATCATAAGGTGTCTAGAAGATGGTttgaatacatacagtgcattgcaGTACTAGAGAGTAGCTTAACGTATTAACCTCACACAGAGCCTTTCTATACGGACGGGAGTGGGATTCGCGTGAATTGTGACTAGACATTCCATTGTGGTGCGACACAGGGGCAAGGGCATGACAATGCATTTTCAGAGGTCAttactaggtgtgtgtgtgtgggtcacaAATGTACGAGAGATTTTAAAACAGGTTTCCTATTCTAAAGTAAGGGGCTTCACGTTTCCATTATTTCAAGTCTTGCATGATTGGCTAAGTGCTATTACTCTCACCATGGTAACATGTATTCTACATACCATTGTATGGTTATGTTTATCTCTATGGTGAACGACATGGTGCTTTTTTTGTGATATTGATTATGATCATATTTCAGAtagttattggtctattaaagtCTTGAAACTATATATACCCTGGGTGTGTCTGACTcatttaaacaaaaacaaaaaaatatttacacaatCTAGTGCTCCATACAAAGGTTGATACTGCCCCCCTGTGGTCTTTGTTGAGAATTACACTCATTGCCTCAGTGGAAAAACTACTGTATAAACACAATAATATGAAAGATTCAAGAGTGGCGCAacagcttcagcgtgtaaatcagctagaaagatgtgtcggcatcaaataattgtctctggccccctcccagatAGGAGGAGTGAtaagctctacagcagagtatcACAACTTAATTGCTGATTGAAAacttttctgcccctcccaaaagatagcatttgtagataattggccctctttctgggactcacccacaaacaggaccaagtctggcctgttgaggagtgacggactccatcctagctggaggggtgctctcatcttatctacgaaatagacagggctctaacttcCCTAGCTCCACAATaggatagggtgcaggccaggcagcaggctgttagctagcctgccagcttagtggagtctgccactagcacagtcagtgtagtcagctcagctattcccattgagaccatgtctgtgcctcgacctaggttgggcaaaactaaacatggcggtgtttgccttagcaatctcactggaataaagacctcctccattcctgccattattgaaagagattgtgatacctcacatctcaaaatagggctacttaatgttagatccctcacttcataggcagttatagtcaatgaactaatcactgatcacaaTCTTGATGttattggcctgactgaaacatagCTTAAACcggatgaatttactgtgttaaatgaggcctcctctcctggttacactagtgacca
This window encodes:
- the LOC110488056 gene encoding retinoic acid receptor beta — its product is MFDYMDFLAVGPGETLDFYTASPCMLQEPSVTACFTGLTETDWQIHRIAQSVETQSSSSEDLFASPLSPPPPPRTYKPCFVCQDKSSGYHYGVSACEGCKGFFRRSVQKNMVYTCHRDSNCIINKITRNRCQYCRLQRCFAAGMSKESVRNDRSKKKEKNETPKMTIIETYELTAELGGVVDNICRAHRETFPSLCQLGKYTTNSSSDTRIQLDLGLWDKFSELATKCIIKVVEFAKRVPGFTGLTITDQITLLKAACLDILILRICTRYTPDQDTMTFSDGLTLTRTQIHNAGFGPLTDQVFTFAGQLLPLEMDDTESGLLSAICLVSGDRQDLEEPSKVEVLQEPLLEALKIYSRKRRPSMPLMFPKVLMKITDLRSISAKGAERVVTLKMEIPGSMPPLIQEMLEEMENLQKQSEEEQRADKNITPTHTHTPCPHST